From a single Streptomyces sp. 1331.2 genomic region:
- a CDS encoding DUF1003 domain-containing protein yields MRQLRQLRELRTRAGSRERRTDTAPITGTGRTRLDQPRTERPGLLSLPSYDPEAFGVLSERIARFLGTGRFIVWMTVVVVIWIAWNTLLPAPVRFDEYPFIFLTLALSLQASYAAPLILLAQNRQDNRDRVNMEQDRARSDRNIADTEYLTREVAALRHGLGEVATRDFIRSELQSLLREIEERREAPEPL; encoded by the coding sequence CTGCGGCAGCTGCGCCAGCTCCGCGAGCTGCGCACCCGCGCGGGCAGCCGGGAGCGGCGCACGGACACCGCCCCGATCACCGGCACCGGTCGCACCCGGCTCGACCAGCCGCGCACCGAGCGGCCCGGCCTGCTCTCGCTGCCCTCCTACGACCCGGAGGCCTTCGGCGTCCTGTCCGAGCGGATCGCCCGCTTCCTCGGAACCGGGCGGTTCATCGTCTGGATGACGGTGGTGGTCGTCATCTGGATAGCGTGGAACACGCTGCTGCCGGCGCCCGTGCGCTTCGACGAGTACCCGTTCATCTTCCTGACCCTGGCGCTGTCGCTGCAGGCCTCGTACGCGGCGCCGCTGATCCTGCTGGCGCAGAACCGCCAGGACAACCGGGACCGGGTCAACATGGAGCAGGACCGGGCCCGCAGCGACCGCAACATCGCGGACACCGAGTACCTGACCCGCGAGGTCGCGGCCCTGCGGCACGGGCTGGGCGAGGTCGCCACCCGTGACTTCATCCGTTCCGAACTGCAGTCCCTGCTCAGGGAGATCGAGGAGCGCCGGGAGGCCCCCGAGCCGCTGTGA